Proteins from a single region of Streptomyces spectabilis:
- a CDS encoding GNAT family N-acetyltransferase, with translation MTAAGGVSCRVAEGRADLDACFAVRKEVFVAEQGVPEDLEYDAYDQGAVHVLAVSREDGAPLGTGRLLTGEAAAAKNGGDATVGALGRLAVLRSARGLGAGAALVRAIEDAARERGLAAVDLHAQTQALGFYERLGYEAYGPEFPDAGIPHRAMRKALR, from the coding sequence GTGACGGCCGCGGGCGGCGTGAGCTGCCGGGTCGCGGAGGGCCGGGCGGACCTGGACGCCTGCTTCGCCGTGCGCAAGGAGGTGTTCGTCGCCGAGCAGGGCGTGCCCGAGGACCTGGAGTACGACGCGTACGACCAGGGGGCCGTGCACGTCCTCGCGGTGTCCCGCGAGGACGGGGCGCCGCTCGGCACGGGGCGGCTGCTCACGGGCGAGGCCGCGGCCGCCAAGAACGGCGGGGACGCCACCGTGGGCGCCCTGGGCAGGCTGGCCGTGCTGCGCTCCGCGCGGGGGCTCGGCGCCGGGGCCGCGCTGGTCCGGGCCATCGAGGACGCCGCCCGCGAGCGCGGACTCGCCGCCGTCGACCTGCACGCGCAGACGCAGGCACTGGGGTTCTACGAACGGCTCGGGTACGAGGCGTACGGCCCGGAGTTCCCGGACGCGGGGATTCCGCACCGGGCCATGCGGAAGGCGCTGCGCTAG
- a CDS encoding RluA family pseudouridine synthase: MSTIPEIRTLPVPDGLEGERVDAAISRMFGFSRTKAAELAAAGKVLVDGAVAGKSERVHGGAWLEVEMPQAPAPVQLVAEPVEGMEIVHDDEDIVVIVKPIGVAAHPSPGWTGTTVIGGLAAAGYRISTSGAAERQGIVHRLDVGTSGLMVVAKSERAYTSLKRQFKERTVDKRYNALVQGHPDPMSGTIDAPIGRHPNHDYKWAVTAEGKPSVTHYDLMEAFRSASLLDIKLETGRTHQIRVHMAAHRHPCVGDMTYGADPTIAKRLGLTRQWLHAVRLGFEHPGDGQWVEYASGYPDDLQQALDRVRAESA, translated from the coding sequence GTGAGCACGATTCCCGAGATCCGTACCCTGCCCGTGCCCGACGGCCTTGAGGGCGAGCGCGTCGACGCCGCCATCTCGCGCATGTTCGGGTTCTCCCGTACGAAGGCCGCCGAGCTCGCGGCCGCCGGCAAGGTGCTGGTCGACGGCGCGGTCGCCGGCAAGTCCGAGCGCGTGCACGGCGGTGCCTGGCTGGAGGTGGAGATGCCGCAGGCGCCCGCGCCGGTGCAGCTCGTCGCCGAGCCCGTCGAGGGCATGGAGATCGTGCACGACGACGAGGACATCGTCGTGATCGTCAAGCCCATCGGCGTCGCCGCGCACCCGAGCCCCGGCTGGACCGGCACCACCGTGATCGGCGGCCTCGCGGCGGCGGGGTACCGCATCTCGACGTCCGGCGCCGCCGAGCGCCAGGGCATCGTGCACCGCCTGGACGTGGGCACCTCGGGCCTGATGGTGGTCGCCAAGTCCGAGCGGGCGTACACGTCACTGAAGCGCCAGTTCAAGGAGCGCACGGTCGACAAGCGGTACAACGCGCTCGTGCAGGGCCACCCCGACCCCATGAGCGGCACCATCGACGCCCCCATCGGCCGCCACCCGAACCACGACTACAAGTGGGCGGTCACCGCCGAGGGCAAGCCGTCGGTCACGCACTACGACCTGATGGAGGCCTTCCGCTCCGCGTCGCTGCTGGACATCAAGCTGGAGACGGGCCGCACCCACCAGATCCGCGTCCACATGGCCGCCCACCGCCACCCGTGCGTCGGCGACATGACGTACGGCGCGGACCCCACGATCGCCAAACGCCTGGGCCTGACCCGCCAGTGGCTGCACGCGGTGCGGCTCGGCTTCGAGCACCCCGGGGACGGCCAGTGGGTCGAGTACGCGAGCGGCTACCCCGACGACCTCCAGCAGGCCCTCGACCGGGTCCGGGCGGAGAGCGCGTGA
- the lspA gene encoding signal peptidase II, translating into MAEAERIIGTPDIPEAEHGADGGGQDAESERRSRGKRKIAVLFGVALVAYALDLVSKMIVVAKLEHHEPIDVVGDLLRFNAIRNAGAAFGMGEAYTIIFTVIAAGVIVVIARLARKLYSLPWAIALGLLLGGALGNLTDRIFRSPGVFKGAVVDFIAPKGFAVFNLADSAIVCGGILIVLLSFRGLDPDGTVHKD; encoded by the coding sequence GTGGCAGAGGCGGAGCGCATCATCGGTACGCCGGACATCCCTGAGGCAGAGCACGGCGCCGACGGCGGCGGGCAGGACGCCGAGAGCGAGCGGCGGTCCCGGGGCAAGCGCAAGATCGCCGTGCTGTTCGGCGTGGCCCTGGTCGCGTACGCCCTGGACCTCGTCAGCAAGATGATCGTGGTCGCCAAGCTGGAGCACCACGAGCCCATCGACGTGGTCGGTGACCTGCTGCGCTTCAACGCGATCCGCAACGCGGGCGCCGCCTTCGGCATGGGCGAGGCCTACACCATCATCTTCACGGTGATCGCCGCGGGCGTGATCGTGGTGATCGCCCGCCTCGCGCGCAAGCTGTACAGCCTGCCGTGGGCGATCGCGCTCGGACTGCTGCTCGGCGGCGCGCTCGGCAACCTGACCGACCGGATCTTCCGCTCGCCCGGCGTCTTCAAGGGCGCGGTCGTCGACTTCATCGCTCCCAAGGGCTTCGCGGTGTTCAACCTCGCGGACTCGGCGATCGTCTGCGGCGGCATCCTGATCGTGCTGCTCTCCTTCCGCGGGCTCGACCCGGACGGGACCGTGCACAAGGACTGA
- a CDS encoding TraR/DksA family transcriptional regulator: MVAKKTAVQQSASSRSTAAGADGAAGGGGGKASRAVKTVRAGKAVGSAAEEPKKTATKAAAKKAAAKKGAAASGASGTAAKKAAAKETAAKKATAEKTAAKKTAAKKVASKKTATEETAAKKSAAKKTVAKKTAAKKTAAAKAASEEPGAEQTPPVKKAAAKKTAKKTVTTKTVVKKTATKKAAAKKTVSAKAAGGSEGEGEAGGAAVGKQVSGGRGASKKGTEATAKDRGTGTRSAKKTAAPAAEDAAQAAETTGATTVVAKKTPGTATATQQAEATTKAGTVPKARAAATPGELAVRPGEDPWTPAEVAEARTELMTETMRLRAEIEASETSLAGLMRDSGDGAGDDQADTGTKNITREHEMALAANAREMLEQTERALERLDAGTYGLCENCGNAIGKARMQAFPRATLCVECKQKQERRS; encoded by the coding sequence ATGGTGGCGAAGAAGACCGCCGTACAGCAGTCGGCGTCCAGCAGATCCACAGCCGCGGGGGCCGACGGGGCGGCCGGAGGAGGGGGCGGCAAGGCGTCCCGCGCCGTGAAGACCGTACGGGCGGGCAAGGCGGTGGGATCCGCCGCCGAGGAGCCGAAGAAGACCGCTACGAAGGCTGCCGCCAAGAAGGCCGCGGCCAAGAAGGGTGCCGCTGCCTCCGGTGCCTCCGGGACCGCTGCCAAGAAGGCTGCCGCCAAGGAAACGGCAGCCAAGAAGGCGACGGCGGAGAAGACGGCGGCCAAGAAGACGGCAGCCAAGAAGGTCGCGAGCAAGAAGACCGCGACCGAGGAGACCGCTGCCAAGAAGAGCGCTGCCAAGAAAACTGTCGCCAAGAAGACCGCTGCCAAGAAGACGGCGGCCGCGAAAGCCGCGTCCGAGGAGCCGGGCGCCGAGCAGACGCCACCGGTGAAGAAGGCGGCGGCCAAGAAGACCGCCAAGAAGACGGTGACCACCAAAACCGTGGTCAAGAAGACCGCGACCAAGAAGGCGGCGGCCAAGAAGACCGTGTCCGCCAAGGCGGCGGGCGGGAGCGAGGGTGAGGGCGAGGCGGGAGGAGCTGCCGTCGGCAAGCAGGTGAGCGGGGGTCGTGGCGCGTCCAAGAAGGGGACGGAGGCCACGGCGAAGGACCGGGGGACCGGCACACGTTCGGCCAAGAAGACGGCCGCGCCCGCGGCCGAGGATGCGGCTCAGGCCGCGGAGACGACGGGAGCCACGACGGTGGTTGCGAAGAAGACTCCGGGCACGGCGACGGCGACGCAGCAGGCGGAGGCCACGACGAAGGCGGGAACGGTACCGAAGGCACGGGCCGCGGCCACGCCCGGCGAGCTCGCGGTGCGGCCGGGTGAGGACCCGTGGACCCCGGCCGAGGTCGCCGAGGCGCGGACCGAGCTGATGACGGAGACCATGCGCCTTCGCGCCGAGATCGAGGCGTCCGAGACGTCCCTCGCGGGCCTGATGCGGGACTCCGGGGACGGCGCGGGGGACGACCAGGCGGACACCGGCACCAAGAACATCACCCGCGAGCACGAGATGGCCCTGGCCGCGAACGCCCGGGAGATGCTGGAGCAGACCGAGCGCGCCCTGGAGCGCCTCGACGCGGGCACGTACGGCCTCTGCGAGAACTGCGGCAACGCGATCGGCAAGGCCCGCATGCAGGCCTTCCCGCGAGCGACCCTGTGTGTCGAGTGCAAGCAGAAGCAGGAACGGCGCTCCTGA
- the ileS gene encoding isoleucine--tRNA ligase translates to MTPPQYRQVPAQVDLPALEHAVLDFWREQKIFAKTLEQSEGRPEWVFYEGPPTANGMPGAHHIEARVFKDVFPRFRTMRGYHVARKAGWDCHGLPVELAVEKELGFNGKKDIEAYGIAAFNAKCRESVTRHTDAFAELTTRMGYWVDLDDAYRTMNPEYVDSVWWSLKEIFKKDLLVQDHRVAPWCPRCGTGLSDHELAQGYETVVDPSVYVRFPVTGGPLAGEAAFLVWTTTPWTLVSNTAVAAHPDVTYVVATDGKEKLVVAEPLVEKALGEGWETTGQKFTGAEMERWTYQRPFDLVEFPAEAHFVVNADYVTTEDGTGLVHQSPAFGEDDLKVCRSYGLPVVNPVRPDGTFEEDVPLVGGVFFKKADETLTKNLDDRGLLFKHIAYEHSYPHCWRCHTALLYYAQPSWYIRTTAVKDRLLQENEKTNWFPDSVKHGRFGDWLTNNVDWALSRNRYWGTPLPIWRCEEGHLTCVGSRQELTELTGTDQSDLDPHRPFIDDVTFTCTHEGCSLEAVRVPEVIDAWYDSGSMPFAQWGYPYKNKELFESRYPAQFISEAIDQTRGWFYTLMAVGTLVFDKSSYENVVCLGHILAEDGRKMSKHLGNILQPIPLMDQHGADAVRWFMAAGGSPWAARRVGHGTIQEVVRKTLLTYWNTVAFQALYARTSTWAPSDADPASADRPLLDRWLLSELHALTDQVTQALESYDTQRAGKLLSAFVDNLSNWYVRRSRRRFWQGDKAALRTLHEVVETVTRLLAPLTPFITERVWQDLIVPVTPDAPESVHLTSWPEADLSAVDPELSRQMALVRRLVELGRASRAESGVKTRQPLSRALVAATGFEALGDELRAQITEELNVSSLASLSEVGGSLVDTTAKANFRALGKRFGKGVQAVAKAVAEADAAALSLALREGTASVEVDGETVTLAPDEVIITETPREGWSVASDSGATVALDLELTDELRRAGLARDAIRMIQEARKNSGLDVADRIALRWASTDEATVTALTDHAALIADEVLATDFASGDADDSYGEPFKDDSLNLTFRLRKA, encoded by the coding sequence ATGACGCCGCCGCAGTACCGCCAGGTACCCGCCCAGGTCGACCTGCCCGCCCTCGAGCACGCCGTGCTCGACTTCTGGCGCGAGCAGAAGATCTTCGCCAAGACCCTGGAGCAGTCCGAGGGCCGCCCCGAGTGGGTGTTCTACGAGGGCCCGCCCACCGCCAACGGCATGCCGGGCGCCCACCACATCGAGGCCCGCGTCTTCAAGGACGTCTTCCCGCGCTTCCGCACCATGCGCGGCTACCACGTGGCCCGCAAGGCCGGCTGGGACTGCCACGGCCTGCCCGTCGAGCTGGCGGTCGAGAAGGAGCTCGGCTTCAACGGCAAGAAGGACATCGAGGCGTACGGCATCGCCGCGTTCAACGCCAAGTGCCGCGAGTCCGTGACCCGCCACACCGACGCCTTCGCCGAGCTCACGACCCGCATGGGCTACTGGGTCGACCTGGACGACGCGTACCGCACCATGAACCCGGAGTACGTGGACTCCGTCTGGTGGTCCCTGAAGGAGATCTTCAAGAAGGACCTCCTCGTCCAGGACCACCGCGTCGCCCCCTGGTGCCCCCGCTGCGGCACCGGCCTCTCCGACCACGAGCTGGCGCAGGGCTACGAGACGGTCGTCGACCCGTCCGTCTACGTCCGCTTCCCCGTCACCGGCGGCCCCCTCGCGGGCGAGGCCGCCTTCCTGGTGTGGACGACGACCCCGTGGACCCTGGTGTCCAACACGGCCGTCGCCGCGCACCCGGACGTCACCTATGTGGTGGCCACCGACGGCAAGGAGAAGCTGGTCGTCGCCGAGCCCCTGGTGGAGAAGGCCCTCGGCGAGGGCTGGGAGACCACGGGCCAGAAGTTCACGGGCGCCGAGATGGAGCGCTGGACCTACCAGCGCCCCTTCGACCTTGTGGAGTTCCCCGCCGAGGCCCACTTCGTCGTCAACGCCGACTACGTGACCACGGAGGACGGCACCGGTCTCGTCCACCAGTCCCCCGCCTTCGGTGAGGACGACCTCAAGGTCTGCCGGTCGTACGGCCTGCCCGTCGTGAACCCCGTCCGCCCGGACGGCACCTTCGAGGAGGACGTCCCGCTGGTCGGCGGCGTCTTCTTCAAGAAGGCCGACGAGACGCTCACCAAGAACCTGGACGACCGCGGCCTGCTCTTCAAGCACATCGCGTACGAGCACAGCTACCCCCACTGCTGGCGCTGCCACACCGCGCTCCTCTACTACGCGCAGCCGTCCTGGTACATCCGCACCACGGCCGTCAAGGACCGCCTCCTCCAGGAGAACGAGAAGACCAACTGGTTCCCCGACTCGGTCAAGCACGGCCGCTTCGGCGACTGGCTGACCAACAACGTCGACTGGGCCCTGTCCCGCAACCGCTACTGGGGCACCCCGCTGCCCATCTGGCGCTGCGAGGAAGGCCATCTGACCTGCGTCGGCTCCCGTCAGGAGCTGACCGAGCTGACCGGCACCGACCAGTCGGACCTCGACCCGCACCGCCCGTTCATCGACGACGTCACCTTCACCTGCACCCACGAGGGCTGCTCCCTCGAGGCGGTGCGCGTGCCGGAGGTCATCGACGCCTGGTACGACTCGGGCTCGATGCCGTTCGCACAGTGGGGCTACCCGTACAAGAACAAGGAACTGTTCGAGTCCCGCTACCCGGCGCAGTTCATCAGCGAGGCCATCGACCAGACCCGCGGCTGGTTCTACACGCTGATGGCCGTCGGCACGCTCGTCTTCGACAAGTCGAGCTACGAGAACGTCGTCTGCCTCGGCCACATCCTCGCCGAGGACGGCCGCAAGATGTCCAAGCACCTGGGCAACATCCTGCAGCCGATCCCGCTGATGGACCAGCACGGCGCCGACGCCGTGCGCTGGTTCATGGCCGCGGGCGGCTCCCCCTGGGCGGCCCGCCGCGTGGGCCACGGCACGATCCAGGAGGTCGTCCGCAAGACCCTCCTGACGTACTGGAACACGGTCGCCTTCCAGGCGCTGTACGCCCGGACGTCGACGTGGGCCCCCTCGGACGCCGACCCGGCGTCCGCCGACCGCCCGCTCCTGGACCGCTGGCTGCTCAGCGAGCTGCACGCGCTCACCGACCAGGTGACGCAGGCCCTGGAGTCCTACGACACCCAGCGCGCGGGCAAGCTCCTGTCCGCCTTCGTCGACAACCTCTCCAACTGGTACGTCCGCCGCTCGCGCCGCCGCTTCTGGCAGGGTGACAAGGCGGCCCTTCGCACCCTGCACGAGGTCGTCGAGACGGTCACGCGGCTGCTCGCGCCGCTGACGCCGTTCATCACCGAGCGCGTCTGGCAGGACCTGATCGTCCCCGTCACCCCGGACGCCCCGGAGTCGGTGCACCTCACCAGCTGGCCCGAGGCCGACCTCTCGGCCGTCGACCCGGAGCTCTCGCGGCAGATGGCCCTGGTCCGCCGTCTGGTGGAGCTGGGCCGCGCCTCGCGTGCGGAGTCGGGCGTCAAGACCCGCCAGCCGCTGTCCCGCGCGCTGGTCGCGGCCACCGGCTTCGAGGCGCTCGGCGACGAACTGCGCGCCCAGATCACCGAAGAGCTGAACGTCTCCTCGCTCGCCTCCCTCTCCGAGGTCGGCGGCTCCCTGGTCGACACGACGGCGAAGGCGAACTTCCGCGCCCTCGGCAAGCGGTTCGGCAAGGGCGTCCAGGCCGTGGCCAAGGCGGTCGCGGAGGCCGACGCGGCCGCGCTCTCCCTCGCGCTCCGCGAGGGCACGGCGTCGGTCGAGGTCGACGGCGAGACCGTGACGCTCGCTCCGGACGAGGTCATCATCACCGAAACCCCGCGCGAGGGCTGGTCGGTGGCGTCCGACTCCGGCGCCACGGTCGCCCTCGACCTGGAGCTCACGGACGAACTGCGCCGCGCGGGCCTCGCCCGTGACGCGATCCGCATGATCCAGGAGGCCCGCAAGAACAGCGGCCTGGACGTCGCGGACCGCATCGCACTGCGCTGGGCCTCCACGGACGAGGCCACGGTCACGGCCCTCACGGACCACGCCGCGCTCATCGCCGACGAGGTCCTGGCAACGGACTTCGCCTCCGGCGACGCGGACGACAGCTACGGCGAGCCGTTCAAGGACGACTCGCTGAACCTGACGTTCCGCCTCCGCAAGGCGTAA
- a CDS encoding DivIVA domain-containing protein — MPLTPEDVRNKQFTTVRLREGYDEDEVDAFLDEVEAELTRLLRENEDLRAKLAAATRAAAQNQQQGNMRKGPEGGPQDQRGPGAPVPAAISGPQPVPPQQQMGGPMGGPPQLPGGAPQLPAGPSGHGPQGGPQGPGPMGQGPMGQGPMGQGPMGQGSMGGPMGGPMGGHGPQMPQPGQGPGGDSAARVLSLAQQTADQAIAEARSEANKIVGEARSRAEGLERDARAKADALERDAQEKHRVAMGSLESARATLERKVEDLRGFEREYRTRLKSYLESQLRQLETQADDSLAPPRTPATASLPPSPAPSMASAGAGAPSYGGNQSMGGNQPAGAPSYGGQQQMSPAMTQPMAPVRPQGQPPMQQAPSPMRGFLIDEDDN, encoded by the coding sequence ATGCCGTTGACCCCCGAGGACGTGCGGAACAAGCAGTTCACGACCGTCCGCCTCCGAGAAGGCTATGACGAGGACGAGGTCGATGCCTTCCTCGATGAGGTCGAAGCCGAACTGACCCGCCTGCTCCGCGAGAACGAGGACCTGCGCGCCAAGCTGGCCGCGGCCACGCGCGCGGCCGCGCAGAACCAGCAGCAGGGCAACATGCGCAAGGGCCCCGAGGGTGGCCCCCAGGACCAGCGAGGTCCCGGCGCGCCCGTGCCCGCCGCAATATCGGGCCCGCAGCCGGTCCCGCCGCAGCAGCAGATGGGCGGCCCGATGGGCGGCCCGCCGCAGCTTCCCGGCGGTGCGCCGCAGCTGCCCGCAGGCCCCAGTGGGCACGGCCCGCAGGGTGGTCCGCAGGGTCCCGGCCCGATGGGCCAAGGTCCGATGGGTCAGGGTCCGATGGGCCAGGGCCCCATGGGGCAGGGTTCGATGGGCGGCCCCATGGGCGGTCCCATGGGCGGCCACGGTCCGCAGATGCCCCAGCCCGGCCAGGGCCCCGGTGGCGACAGCGCCGCCCGTGTGCTCTCGCTCGCGCAGCAGACCGCCGACCAGGCGATCGCCGAGGCCCGTTCCGAGGCCAACAAGATCGTGGGTGAGGCCCGTTCGCGCGCCGAGGGCCTGGAGCGGGACGCCCGTGCCAAGGCCGACGCCCTGGAGCGGGACGCGCAGGAGAAGCACCGTGTCGCGATGGGCTCGCTGGAGTCCGCCCGCGCCACGCTTGAGCGCAAGGTCGAGGACCTGCGCGGCTTCGAGCGCGAGTACCGCACGCGTCTGAAGTCCTACCTGGAGTCGCAGCTGCGTCAGCTGGAGACCCAGGCCGACGACTCGCTCGCGCCGCCGCGTACCCCGGCGACCGCCTCGCTGCCGCCGTCCCCGGCGCCTTCTATGGCCTCGGCCGGCGCGGGTGCCCCGTCCTACGGCGGCAACCAGTCGATGGGTGGCAACCAGCCCGCGGGCGCGCCGTCGTACGGCGGGCAGCAGCAGATGTCGCCCGCGATGACGCAGCCGATGGCGCCGGTGCGGCCGCAGGGCCAGCCGCCGATGCAGCAGGCCCCGTCCCCGATGCGCGGCTTCCTCATCGACGAGGACGACAACTGA
- a CDS encoding YggT family protein — translation MGVVLQVIYIALMCFLIVLIFRLVMDYVFQFARSWQPGKAMVVVLEATYTVTDPPLKLLRRFIPPLRLGGVALDLSFFVLMIIVYILITVVSQL, via the coding sequence ATGGGCGTGGTCTTGCAAGTGATCTACATCGCGCTGATGTGCTTCCTCATCGTGCTGATCTTCCGGCTGGTCATGGACTACGTCTTCCAGTTCGCCCGCTCATGGCAACCCGGCAAGGCGATGGTGGTCGTTCTGGAGGCCACCTACACTGTCACCGATCCACCGCTCAAGCTCCTGCGGCGGTTCATTCCGCCGCTGCGCCTCGGCGGCGTGGCACTCGACCTGTCCTTCTTCGTACTGATGATCATCGTCTACATCCTGATCACCGTCGTGAGTCAGCTGTGA
- a CDS encoding cell division protein SepF — protein sequence MAGAMRKMAVYLGLVEDDGYDGRGFDPDDDFEPEPEPERDRRRHEPPHQSHQSHLADRDLERDESVRVVQPPAQRDPAPRAASLAAESGRPARIAPVASITPERQNLEKNAPVIMPKVVSEREPYRITTLHPRTYNEARTIGEHFREGTPVIMNLTEMDDTDAKRLVDFAAGLVFGLHGSIERVTQKVFLLSPANVDVTAEDKARIAEGGFFNQS from the coding sequence ATGGCCGGCGCGATGCGCAAGATGGCGGTCTACCTCGGCCTCGTGGAGGACGACGGTTACGACGGCCGGGGCTTCGACCCCGATGACGATTTCGAGCCCGAGCCGGAGCCCGAGCGCGACCGCCGGCGGCACGAACCACCGCACCAGTCGCACCAGTCCCACCTCGCGGACCGGGACTTGGAACGGGACGAATCGGTACGAGTGGTGCAGCCGCCGGCGCAGCGCGACCCGGCGCCGCGAGCCGCTTCGCTCGCCGCTGAATCGGGACGACCGGCGCGAATCGCCCCCGTGGCATCTATCACACCCGAACGTCAGAACCTGGAGAAGAACGCACCGGTGATCATGCCCAAGGTCGTGTCCGAGCGTGAGCCCTACCGCATCACCACGCTTCACCCCCGGACCTACAACGAAGCCCGTACCATCGGGGAACACTTCCGCGAAGGCACTCCGGTGATCATGAACTTGACCGAGATGGACGACACCGACGCGAAGCGACTTGTCGACTTTGCCGCCGGTCTGGTCTTCGGTCTGCATGGCAGTATCGAGCGAGTGACGCAGAAGGTGTTCCTGTTGTCGCCTGCTAACGTCGATGTCACGGCGGAGGACAAGGCCCGCATCGCAGAGGGCGGGTTCTTCAACCAGAGCTGA
- a CDS encoding YggS family pyridoxal phosphate-dependent enzyme, translating to MTDRKSELATNLANVEQRIEAACVAAGRKREEVTLIVVTKTYPASDVRALAELGVRHVAENRDQDAAPKAAACADLPLSWHFVGQLQTNKVRSVVGYADVVQSVDRPKLVTALSAAAVRAGREVGCLLQVALDAGVSGRGERGGVGPGGIEELAGLVADAPGLRLDGLMTVAPLTGEYAGRQQAAFERLMDLSTALRVAHPAANMVSAGMSADLEQAVAAGATHVRVGTAVLGVRRGLG from the coding sequence ATGACGGACCGTAAGTCGGAACTCGCCACGAACCTGGCGAATGTGGAACAGCGCATCGAGGCGGCCTGCGTGGCCGCCGGGCGCAAGCGCGAAGAAGTGACCCTCATCGTGGTCACCAAGACCTACCCCGCGAGCGACGTACGCGCGCTCGCGGAGCTCGGCGTCCGGCACGTCGCCGAGAACCGCGACCAGGACGCGGCGCCCAAGGCCGCCGCCTGCGCGGATCTGCCGCTGAGCTGGCACTTCGTCGGTCAGTTGCAGACCAACAAGGTGCGTTCCGTGGTCGGTTACGCGGACGTGGTGCAGTCGGTGGACCGGCCGAAGCTCGTCACCGCGCTCTCGGCCGCGGCCGTCCGGGCCGGGCGGGAGGTGGGCTGCCTGCTCCAGGTCGCCCTCGACGCCGGGGTGAGCGGCCGCGGGGAGCGCGGTGGCGTGGGCCCCGGTGGAATCGAAGAGTTGGCCGGTCTCGTGGCCGACGCCCCCGGCCTTCGGCTCGACGGTCTGATGACGGTCGCGCCGCTCACCGGGGAATACGCGGGACGGCAACAGGCGGCGTTCGAGCGGCTGATGGATTTGTCGACTGCCCTGCGCGTGGCCCATCCGGCTGCGAACATGGTCTCGGCAGGTATGAGTGCGGACCTCGAACAGGCCGTTGCGGCCGGTGCGACACATGTGCGCGTCGGTACAGCGGTACTCGGAGTCCGACGCGGGCTCGGGTAA
- the pgeF gene encoding peptidoglycan editing factor PgeF — translation MSGAHFAFTDRWGGVSAVPYEELNLGGAVGDDPDAVLRNRELTAKSLGVDPARVVWMHQVHGRDVAVVDGPWPADQEIPAVDAVVTAERGLALAVLTADCTPVLLADPVAGVVAAAHAGRPGMVAGVVPAAVEAMVDLGAEPGRIVARTGPAVCGRCYEVPADMRADVAAVEPAAYAVTSWGTPAVDVTAGVHAQLERLGVRDREQSPVCTLESGDHFSYRRDRVTGRLAGYVWLD, via the coding sequence GTGAGCGGCGCGCACTTCGCCTTCACCGACCGGTGGGGCGGGGTGAGCGCCGTTCCGTACGAAGAGCTCAACCTCGGCGGAGCGGTCGGCGACGACCCCGACGCCGTCCTGCGGAACCGCGAACTGACGGCCAAGTCCCTGGGCGTCGACCCCGCCCGGGTGGTCTGGATGCACCAGGTGCACGGCCGGGACGTCGCCGTGGTCGACGGGCCCTGGCCCGCGGACCAGGAGATTCCGGCGGTCGACGCCGTCGTCACCGCCGAGCGCGGTCTCGCCCTCGCGGTGCTGACCGCCGACTGCACTCCCGTACTCCTCGCCGACCCGGTGGCGGGCGTCGTCGCCGCGGCGCACGCGGGCCGTCCGGGCATGGTCGCCGGAGTGGTGCCCGCGGCCGTCGAGGCCATGGTGGACCTGGGCGCGGAGCCCGGCCGGATCGTGGCCCGCACCGGCCCCGCCGTCTGCGGCCGTTGTTACGAAGTGCCCGCGGACATGCGCGCCGACGTCGCCGCCGTGGAACCCGCGGCGTACGCCGTCACGAGCTGGGGCACACCGGCGGTCGACGTGACCGCCGGGGTGCACGCGCAGCTGGAGCGGCTCGGGGTGCGCGACCGGGAGCAGTCGCCGGTGTGCACGCTGGAGTCGGGTGACCACTTCTCGTACCGCCGCGACCGCGTCACCGGTCGGCTCGCGGGCTATGTCTGGCTGGACTGA